The Streptococcus viridans genome contains the following window.
ATCAATTTGCTTTTCATCTAGATCAGGTTGAGGATACCTTCCTTGATATGACTGGATTTGGAAAAGGGATCGTTCTTGTAAATGGCCACCATATCGGTCGTTTCTGGGAAGTCGGTCCAACACTCTCCCTCTACATCCCTCATGGTTTTCTCAAAGATGGGGAAAATGAGATCCTCGTCTTTGAGACAGAGGGCACTTGGACGGAGACCTTAAAACTTGTTTCACAACCTACATTCAAAGAAGTAAAGGGGGAAAACTTATGACTATTGTAGGATGCCGTATCGATGGACGTTTGATCCACGGGCAGGTAGCCAACCTATGGACTACCAAACTAAATGTTTCACGTATCATGGTGATCGATGATGAAGTCGCTCAAAATGATATCGAAAAAAGTGGCTTGAAACTAGCGACACCGCCTGGTGTCAAGCTCAGTATCTTGCCAGTAGCAAAGGCTGCAGAAAATATCTTGGCTGGAAAATATGACAGCCAACGTCTCTTCATCGTAGCTCGCAAGCCAGACCGCTTCCTCGGCTTGGTAGAAGCAGGTGTGCCACTTGAAACTTTAAACGTTGGGAACATGTCTCAATCAGACGAGACTCGTCCGATTACTCGTTCGATCAACGTAGTGGATGCCGATGTGGAAGCCTTCCACAAGCTAGCTGAAAAAGGAGTTAAGCTAACTGCCCAAATGGTTCCAAATGATCCAATTGAAGACTTCTTGAAGTTGCTCAAATAGTTTATAAATAAAAAAAGAAAAATTTTAGGAGGAAATTGTCATGATACAATGGTGGCAAATTTTACTACTTACT
Protein-coding sequences here:
- a CDS encoding PTS system mannose/fructose/N-acetylgalactosamine-transporter subunit IIB — encoded protein: MTIVGCRIDGRLIHGQVANLWTTKLNVSRIMVIDDEVAQNDIEKSGLKLATPPGVKLSILPVAKAAENILAGKYDSQRLFIVARKPDRFLGLVEAGVPLETLNVGNMSQSDETRPITRSINVVDADVEAFHKLAEKGVKLTAQMVPNDPIEDFLKLLK